The following proteins are encoded in a genomic region of Sneathiella marina:
- a CDS encoding LysR substrate-binding domain-containing protein: MTPLPPMNWIRSFEVAGRHLNLSHAAIELGVTHGAVSRQVAQLEKHLATQLFIRSTTGLALTTQGHQLFTQIQQGFSHIRAGVEALEKKVQTRHITLTVLPSFAIHWLVIRLNKFQLSNPQVDIRLLTTRRLVDLPNEGVDFGLRYGQGNWPPLESELLLTDDLILVGSPALSERIDLTNPLELRDNLVISDELDGSNWTRWLEAAGLPDLGISDRPLFDDTGIAVQAALKGQGIILGRSSLIEQELEEGRLVQLSPITIPSSFAMYIIYPPGVRDHPHIAAFCNWLHEEVTDNSTVSRMITDAQ; encoded by the coding sequence ATGACACCTCTCCCTCCTATGAATTGGATCAGAAGCTTTGAAGTTGCCGGCCGGCATCTCAACCTAAGTCATGCCGCGATTGAGCTGGGTGTAACCCATGGCGCCGTCTCCCGACAAGTTGCACAATTGGAAAAGCACCTTGCCACGCAACTTTTCATTCGATCAACTACTGGATTAGCCCTCACCACTCAAGGCCATCAGCTATTTACTCAGATACAACAAGGGTTTTCCCATATCAGGGCGGGTGTCGAAGCTCTTGAGAAAAAAGTACAAACGCGCCACATCACACTAACGGTTCTTCCCTCCTTCGCCATTCATTGGCTGGTAATACGGCTTAATAAATTTCAACTGTCGAACCCACAGGTAGATATTCGGCTATTAACAACGAGGCGCCTCGTTGATCTGCCGAATGAGGGTGTGGATTTTGGCTTAAGATATGGACAGGGAAACTGGCCACCGCTTGAAAGCGAATTGCTTTTAACGGATGATCTAATTTTGGTCGGAAGCCCGGCATTGAGCGAACGTATCGACCTAACAAACCCTCTGGAGCTCAGGGACAATCTTGTCATCAGTGACGAGCTCGACGGGAGTAATTGGACACGATGGCTTGAGGCAGCGGGTCTTCCCGATCTCGGGATTTCTGATCGTCCACTTTTTGACGATACCGGCATAGCCGTTCAAGCTGCTCTTAAAGGTCAAGGGATCATTTTGGGGCGTAGCTCCCTTATCGAGCAAGAATTAGAGGAAGGACGCCTAGTTCAGCTGTCGCCAATCACAATTCCAAGTTCCTTTGCCATGTATATTATCTATCCACCCGGCGTGCGCGATCATCCTCATATTGCCGCTTTTTGTAACTGGCTTCATGAAGAAGTTACCGATAATTCAACCGTTTCAAGAATGATTACGGACGCTCAGTGA
- a CDS encoding LysE family translocator, which translates to MIVEGTQVALFILSAIVLNLTPGPDMLFVTASGLKQGPKAGLVAALGITGGSLIHVVFAVIGVTAIFKSSELAFDILRYAGAAYLLWIGFRSFSQRALDLSQPQSSVSKLLIVFRRGVLTNVLNPKVALFFIAFLPQFLDLSAGSIAMQIFILGGIFNLTGLIVNGGAGLFAGGAGRLLLQHPATGKWVSRVSGSIFIGLAAHLVFTERP; encoded by the coding sequence ATGATTGTAGAAGGTACTCAAGTTGCCCTTTTCATTTTGTCCGCAATTGTCCTTAATTTAACACCCGGCCCAGATATGTTGTTCGTGACAGCCAGTGGTTTGAAACAAGGACCGAAAGCAGGCCTGGTTGCCGCGCTGGGGATTACAGGTGGGTCACTGATCCATGTGGTTTTTGCGGTTATTGGGGTGACTGCGATATTCAAATCTTCTGAGCTGGCATTCGATATACTGCGTTATGCTGGAGCCGCATATCTATTATGGATTGGATTTAGAAGCTTTAGTCAACGGGCTCTTGATCTCAGCCAGCCGCAGTCATCGGTATCGAAACTGTTGATTGTCTTCCGACGTGGCGTACTGACAAATGTTCTTAATCCTAAGGTAGCTCTATTTTTCATAGCGTTTCTGCCGCAATTCCTTGACCTATCGGCGGGGTCGATCGCGATGCAAATTTTTATCCTTGGGGGTATATTTAATTTAACCGGTTTAATAGTTAATGGAGGGGCAGGATTGTTTGCCGGAGGCGCCGGCCGATTATTGCTGCAGCATCCTGCGACGGGTAAATGGGTGTCCCGCGTCTCAGGGTCTATATTTATAGGTCTGGCGGCTCATCTTGTTTTCACTGAGCGTCCGTAA
- a CDS encoding glutathione S-transferase family protein — MSEIVLVIGNKRYSSWSLRGWLALKKSGLKFEEILVPLYREASHAELKIANPLAPPKVPSLKIGDKAIWDTLAICEFAAEQATDVTLWPEDTFTRAHARSVVAEMHSSFVALREFIPMDLLKKIPYQKLPEEVEFDIQRIFEIWRQCREKYADEGPFLFGQFTLADIFFAPVTVRLHSHSVPLDEICKSYFDTLWALPEFQDWRAAAEREEWVIGDANNYEAQ, encoded by the coding sequence ATGTCAGAAATAGTACTGGTAATTGGCAATAAGAGATACTCATCCTGGAGTTTGCGGGGGTGGCTTGCTTTAAAGAAATCTGGACTCAAATTCGAAGAAATTCTGGTACCTTTGTATCGGGAAGCTTCACATGCGGAGTTAAAGATTGCCAACCCCCTTGCACCGCCCAAAGTGCCCTCTCTTAAAATTGGAGATAAGGCGATCTGGGATACTTTAGCCATCTGTGAATTTGCCGCAGAGCAGGCTACTGACGTAACATTGTGGCCTGAGGATACTTTTACCCGCGCTCATGCGCGCTCCGTTGTTGCTGAAATGCATTCCAGCTTTGTCGCATTGCGAGAATTTATCCCTATGGATTTATTGAAGAAGATACCCTATCAAAAACTTCCGGAAGAAGTTGAATTCGATATTCAGCGCATCTTTGAAATCTGGCGTCAATGTCGAGAAAAATATGCTGATGAGGGCCCGTTTCTTTTTGGGCAATTTACGCTCGCAGATATCTTTTTTGCGCCTGTAACTGTTCGCTTGCATAGCCATTCCGTTCCTTTGGATGAAATCTGCAAATCCTATTTTGATACGCTTTGGGCGCTGCCCGAGTTTCAGGACTGGAGAGCCGCGGCTGAACGAGAAGAGTGGGTTATTGGTGACGCAAATAATTATGAGGCCCAATAA
- a CDS encoding DUF1737 domain-containing protein, producing the protein MTEEKPSYRLLTGEDTHEFCLRVSDALAEGYVLYGSPAATYDAKAERMRVAQAVIRPEVPAVR; encoded by the coding sequence ATGACTGAAGAAAAACCAAGCTATCGCCTACTTACAGGTGAAGATACGCATGAATTCTGCCTCCGTGTGAGTGATGCATTGGCGGAGGGATATGTTTTATATGGTTCGCCGGCGGCAACTTATGATGCAAAAGCGGAGCGGATGCGGGTTGCACAAGCAGTGATCCGACCAGAAGTCCCGGCAGTTCGATAA